One Stenotrophomonas oahuensis genomic region harbors:
- the egtD gene encoding L-histidine N(alpha)-methyltransferase gives MSTVSDALDALTDLQPDRARITADILHGLSQHPRQLPSKYFYDARGSALFEQITRQPEYYPTRTELDLLQERAADIAAVVGPHLHVVELGSGSGRKTEILLQALVDPVAYTPIEISRAALLDSVARLAPALPEIEMLPVCADFTRPVQLPEPEREPARRLVFFPGSTLGNFAGAEAVALLRAMRQTMGEGGLALIGIDLHKDPTLIEAAYNDAAGVTAEFTLNLLRRLNREIGSDFDLESFAHRARYSVERLRIETDLVSLRDQQVHVGGRTFNFAAGEAMRVEYSHKYTEASFALLAAEAGLQVTHRWDAQAPAFGLRLLRAR, from the coding sequence ATGAGCACCGTCAGCGACGCGCTCGACGCGCTCACCGACCTGCAGCCCGACCGCGCCCGGATCACTGCCGACATCCTGCACGGGCTGTCACAGCATCCGCGCCAGCTGCCGTCCAAGTACTTCTACGACGCGCGCGGATCGGCCCTGTTCGAGCAGATCACCCGCCAGCCCGAGTACTACCCCACGCGCACCGAGCTGGATCTGCTGCAGGAGCGCGCCGCCGACATAGCCGCCGTGGTTGGTCCACACCTGCACGTGGTCGAGCTCGGCAGCGGCAGTGGACGCAAGACCGAGATCCTGCTGCAGGCGCTGGTGGACCCGGTGGCCTACACGCCGATCGAGATCTCGCGCGCCGCTCTGCTCGACAGCGTGGCGCGGCTGGCCCCGGCGTTGCCGGAGATCGAAATGCTGCCGGTGTGTGCCGACTTCACCCGTCCGGTGCAGCTGCCGGAGCCAGAGCGCGAACCGGCGCGGCGGCTGGTGTTCTTCCCCGGCTCCACCCTGGGCAATTTCGCCGGTGCCGAGGCGGTTGCCCTGCTGCGCGCCATGCGCCAGACCATGGGCGAGGGCGGCTTGGCCCTGATCGGCATCGACCTGCACAAAGATCCCACGCTGATCGAAGCGGCCTACAACGATGCCGCCGGGGTCACCGCCGAGTTCACTCTGAACCTGCTGCGCCGGCTCAACCGTGAGATCGGCAGCGACTTCGACCTTGAGAGCTTCGCGCACCGGGCTCGCTACAGCGTGGAGCGGCTGCGCATCGAAACCGACCTGGTCAGCCTGCGCGACCAGCAGGTGCACGTCGGTGGGCGGACCTTCAACTTCGCCGCTGGCGAGGCCATGCGCGTGGAGTACAGCCACAAGTACACCGAGGCCAGCTTTGCCCTGCTGGCCGCCGAGGCCGGGTTGCAGGTCACCCACCGCTGGGACGCGCAGGCACCTGCGTTCGGGTTGCGCCTGCTGCGGGCCCGCTGA
- the egtB gene encoding ergothioneine biosynthesis protein EgtB codes for MNTVAATPQAARALAEHFRAVRARSLALAAPLSAEDAMVQSMPDASPTKWHLAHTSWFFERFVVGSQPGHAPFNADWHYLFNSYYQSIGPAHARPQRGLLSRPSLEEVRDYRQRVDDQVIELLQRDALDSQACHQLLLGLHHEQQHQELLLTDIKHALWCNPLQPAYRDDLKRSTGAALPMRWLPAEECIVEIGAPAWPAHPAFAYDNESPVHRVLVPAHVVANRPVSNAEYRAFILDGGYRQAAHWMSEGWTLVQNEGWQHPLYWDDSLEREFTLGGWRAIDPDAPVCHLSYFEADAYARWAGARLPTEFEWEAVAQSLPVQGNFADDDHLHPRAFTGESANPAQPLQLFGDVWEWTSSAYGAYPGFQPFAGNLGEYNGKFMCGQWILRGGSCATPAGHVRASYRNFFAPSARWQFAGLRLARGLA; via the coding sequence ATGAACACTGTCGCCGCAACACCGCAGGCCGCCCGCGCGCTGGCCGAGCATTTCCGCGCCGTCCGCGCCCGCAGTCTCGCTCTGGCCGCGCCGCTCAGCGCCGAAGACGCCATGGTCCAGAGCATGCCCGATGCCAGCCCGACCAAATGGCATCTGGCACATACCAGCTGGTTCTTCGAGCGCTTCGTGGTGGGCAGCCAACCGGGCCACGCCCCGTTCAATGCCGACTGGCATTACCTGTTCAACAGCTACTACCAGAGCATTGGCCCGGCCCATGCGCGCCCGCAGCGTGGACTGCTGTCGCGGCCATCGCTGGAGGAGGTGCGCGACTATCGCCAGCGCGTCGATGACCAGGTCATCGAGCTGCTGCAGCGCGACGCGCTCGACAGTCAGGCATGCCACCAACTGCTGCTCGGTCTGCACCACGAACAGCAGCACCAGGAACTGCTGCTGACCGACATCAAGCACGCGCTCTGGTGCAATCCGCTGCAGCCCGCGTACCGCGACGACCTCAAGCGCAGCACCGGGGCCGCGCTGCCGATGCGCTGGCTGCCGGCAGAAGAGTGCATCGTCGAGATCGGTGCGCCGGCGTGGCCGGCACACCCTGCCTTCGCCTATGACAACGAATCCCCCGTGCACCGCGTGCTCGTTCCCGCGCATGTCGTGGCCAATCGTCCGGTCAGCAACGCTGAGTACCGGGCCTTCATCCTCGACGGCGGTTACCGCCAGGCCGCGCACTGGATGAGTGAGGGCTGGACCCTGGTCCAGAACGAAGGCTGGCAGCACCCGCTGTACTGGGATGACAGCCTCGAGCGCGAGTTCACCCTGGGGGGCTGGCGCGCCATCGATCCCGATGCCCCAGTCTGCCACCTCAGCTACTTCGAGGCCGACGCCTATGCCCGCTGGGCCGGCGCGCGCCTGCCCACCGAGTTCGAATGGGAAGCGGTCGCGCAGTCCCTCCCGGTCCAGGGCAACTTCGCCGACGACGACCATCTGCATCCGCGGGCCTTTACGGGCGAAAGCGCCAACCCAGCGCAGCCGCTGCAGCTGTTCGGCGACGTCTGGGAGTGGACCAGCAGCGCCTATGGGGCCTATCCCGGCTTCCAACCGTTCGCGGGCAACCTCGGTGAGTACAACGGCAAGTTCATGTGCGGACAGTGGATTCTGCGCGGCGGCAGCTGCGCCACACCCGCCGGGCACGTGCGGGCCAGCTACCGGAATTTCTTTGCACCGTCGGCACGCTGGCAGTTCGCCGGTCTGCGCCTGGCCCGGGGGCTCGCATGA
- a CDS encoding YchJ family metal-binding protein, which produces MSKVLAEPCPCGRPLSYAACCGQYHAGAIAPDAETLMRSRYAAYVQERADYLLVSWHPQTRPESLGFDEAPSLRTRWLGLTVHEHTQADPDHAQVRFTARYKVGGGSAVKMQEHSRFERIDGRWFYLDALP; this is translated from the coding sequence ATGAGCAAAGTCCTTGCCGAACCCTGCCCCTGCGGTCGCCCGTTGTCCTATGCCGCCTGCTGCGGTCAGTACCACGCCGGGGCCATCGCGCCTGACGCCGAGACCCTGATGCGCTCGCGCTACGCCGCCTATGTGCAGGAGCGTGCCGACTATCTGCTCGTCAGCTGGCACCCGCAGACCCGCCCGGAAAGCCTCGGCTTCGACGAAGCCCCCAGCCTGCGCACCCGCTGGCTCGGCCTCACCGTGCACGAACACACCCAGGCCGATCCCGATCACGCCCAGGTCCGTTTCACCGCCCGCTACAAGGTTGGCGGCGGCAGCGCGGTGAAGATGCAGGAACACAGCCGTTTCGAGCGCATCGACGGTCGCTGGTTCTACCTCGACGCGCTGCCCTGA
- a CDS encoding sulfite exporter TauE/SafE family protein yields the protein MLELVPPELWWLVAIAFIAGLVDAAVGGGGLVQLPGLFTVLPQHTPAMLFGTNKFSSMFGTAAAAWRYARNVRFPWKPVLFAAGTAFVFSFAGATAVSLLPKDAVRPLVLVLLIAMLGYTLWKKDFGALHRPREIGRKELWTALAIGAAIGFYDGFFGPGTGSFLIFLFVRFFGLDFLRASAASKVVNLATNVAAISFFVPTGNILWLFALPMAAANITGSVVGTRLALRGGTPFIRKLFVGLVVVLIARMGWDTFAG from the coding sequence GTGCTGGAGCTGGTTCCCCCCGAGTTGTGGTGGTTGGTGGCGATTGCATTCATTGCCGGTCTGGTGGACGCGGCGGTCGGTGGTGGGGGTCTGGTGCAGCTGCCGGGCCTGTTCACGGTGTTGCCACAGCACACGCCGGCGATGCTGTTCGGCACCAACAAGTTCAGCTCGATGTTCGGCACCGCGGCAGCGGCGTGGCGTTACGCGCGCAATGTGCGCTTCCCTTGGAAGCCGGTGCTGTTCGCGGCGGGTACGGCATTCGTGTTCTCGTTCGCGGGGGCGACAGCGGTCAGCCTGTTACCCAAGGACGCTGTGCGCCCGCTGGTGCTGGTGTTGCTGATCGCAATGCTGGGCTACACGCTGTGGAAGAAGGACTTTGGTGCCCTGCACCGCCCGCGCGAGATCGGCCGCAAGGAGCTGTGGACGGCGCTGGCGATCGGCGCGGCGATCGGCTTCTACGACGGCTTCTTCGGCCCGGGCACGGGCAGCTTCCTGATCTTCCTGTTCGTACGCTTCTTCGGCCTGGATTTCCTGCGCGCGTCGGCGGCCTCGAAGGTGGTGAACCTGGCGACCAACGTGGCCGCGATCTCGTTCTTCGTGCCCACCGGCAACATCCTGTGGCTGTTCGCCCTGCCGATGGCGGCCGCCAACATCACCGGCAGCGTGGTCGGCACACGGCTGGCCCTGCGCGGCGGCACACCCTTCATCCGCAAGCTGTTCGTCGGCCTGGTGGTCGTGCTGATCGCGCGGATGGGTTGGGATACGTTTGCCGGGTGA